In Triticum dicoccoides isolate Atlit2015 ecotype Zavitan unplaced genomic scaffold, WEW_v2.0 scaffold145883, whole genome shotgun sequence, the genomic window GCCCATGAAAAGGGCATATCTTGAGATCCCTTCTCTGGCAAAGACCTCCTTTCTTCAGAGGTGCATGACATGGTAGGATCTCAACTGGCTCTTCTTTATAAATAGAATGGTGAACATTTAACTCTGCAATCTTTGCAGCAGGTATAACAGCATCATTATCCATCCTCCCCCAATGGCTCTCGAGCTCAAGCCCCCTCTGGTTTACATGTGCATCCATATTTGAACCCCACCGGTCCAAGACAGAGCTCCATGATACCAAAGGGGCTTCAGTAAGGAGCTTTTTTCTCTCTGGATCCATCTCCTGAGATCTATTACCGCCATTTGGCAAGTCACCATTACCTCCATTCACCATCCTCTTTCCCTTCCTATTGTCCTTGTTGGAACCTGCAACATCTACAGTGCTATCAACTCTAGGAGGACTAGGAACTTCAATCTTTCCCTCCACCCaatcctcttcatcttcctcctgaACATCCTTCTTCCTACGAACATTATCAAGATCGAGACCAAGCTCATTGCACTGGCCTCTTACAGCACGTATTTCATTCTTAACATCAATGAATTCCTTCAATGCAGAATCTCTGAACCGATTATCTGCAAGATTGACCCTAACAAGCACAGATATCCAATCCTGAATGGTGCTGAAATGCTTCGATATAAGGAGCCGGTACGCCTCCCTCAACGCATCAAAAACTGCCTCGTTTTCCTGAGTTTCAGGCACCCACTGCCCAG contains:
- the LOC119343913 gene encoding UV-stimulated scaffold protein A homolog; this translates as MRSKLFRSLLADGLDGFVPLAVGFRTNEQLPPPAASAATLRKAAIQALERWHHLFGVHYRQLRLAVDYLKSSARIQFPGLRAAVEARAAREARTQEILTAKVEQLRSTIGSIKAEIRSTIEEIRNGLGIIRAEYEKFERYADEEEEEEIASMAMRSIRTASLMAGQWVPETQENEAVFDALREAYRLLISKHFSTIQDWISVLVRVNLADNRFRDSALKEFIDVKNEIRAVRGQCNELGLDLDNVRRKKDVQEEDEEDWVEGKIEVPSPPRVDSTVDVAGSNKDNRKGKRMVNGGNGDLPNGGNRSQEMDPERKKLLTEAPLVSWSSVLDRWGSNMDAHVNQRGLELESHWGRMDNDAVIPAAKIAELNVHHSIYKEEPVEILPCHAPLKKGGLCQRRDLKICPFH